Proteins from a genomic interval of Nitrospina gracilis Nb-211:
- a CDS encoding tRNA1(Val) (adenine(37)-N6)-methyltransferase, which produces MSHSISIEQNPTGYRYSVEPFLLANFVDPYPGQRVLEVGTGCGILPLLLTSREPGLDITAVEIQESLVRPAIRNVAQSGRAGIRIHHADFLEMARDLPPSSFDWIVSNPPYRKRNSGRINPDPEKAIARHELKLSLPTLIAAAAPLLKPEGKLVLAYPPLRREEWMTELERNGLTPRRRLTVHGHHDTEPRILLVEATRTGNAGRCEDRTLVMYNPDGSYTGPMQAIYERFDYSGRSHRLREK; this is translated from the coding sequence ATGTCCCATTCCATATCAATCGAGCAAAATCCAACGGGTTACCGTTATTCCGTGGAGCCGTTCCTGCTCGCGAATTTCGTAGATCCTTATCCGGGCCAGCGTGTGCTGGAGGTGGGAACCGGTTGCGGCATATTGCCCCTGCTCCTCACCAGCCGCGAGCCGGGTCTCGACATCACCGCCGTGGAGATCCAGGAATCGCTGGTGCGCCCTGCCATTCGCAACGTGGCGCAGAGCGGCCGGGCGGGCATCCGCATCCACCATGCAGACTTCCTTGAAATGGCGCGGGACCTGCCGCCGTCGTCGTTTGACTGGATCGTCAGCAATCCGCCGTACCGCAAACGCAACAGCGGCCGCATCAACCCCGATCCGGAAAAAGCCATCGCCCGGCACGAGCTCAAACTCTCATTGCCGACGCTCATCGCCGCCGCCGCGCCGCTTCTGAAACCGGAAGGAAAACTGGTGCTGGCCTACCCGCCTCTTCGGCGCGAGGAATGGATGACGGAATTGGAGCGCAACGGGCTCACACCCCGGCGCCGCCTCACGGTTCACGGGCATCACGACACCGAGCCGCGCATCCTCCTGGTGGAGGCCACGCGTACCGGAAACGCGGGCCGGTGCGAAGACCGCACGCTGGTCATGTACAACCCCGACGGCTCGTACACCGGGCCGATGCAGGCCATTTATGAACGCTTTGATTATTCTGGCCGGTCCCACCGCCTCCGGGAAAAGTGA
- a CDS encoding succinylglutamate desuccinylase/aspartoacylase family protein, which produces MKQEIFSSPTPLGDTLTLYKNLWKGPEDGQTLSIVAGIQGDRLNGVLAAGRIAKFLQSVADGNEPGLKLSGTVQVFPVVNHRALESGSATWSYDNLDADLAFPGSEEGDLTETLCNRLLHETAGSDYGIILQTGSTHFEDAPHVRAYRPSLTMRKASRRFNLAVIREVPDIPSVNLQLSRQWHDMDIQTFTLSAGRPQVCDPSAIDALYKSVVHFLREMEFISCENEEDATMTEAMFYKSKNEVWVNTKQAGLYLPCGKVGVTVEAGQKLGEVFDLYGGQLLETVIAPQAGYLVSQRVHPMAHEQEPVAILLSGGHSKWFWPF; this is translated from the coding sequence GTGAAACAGGAAATTTTTTCCAGCCCCACGCCGCTCGGCGACACCCTCACCCTCTACAAAAATTTGTGGAAGGGACCTGAGGACGGGCAGACGCTGTCCATCGTCGCGGGCATTCAGGGCGACCGGTTGAACGGTGTGCTCGCCGCAGGCCGTATCGCGAAATTCTTGCAAAGCGTCGCCGACGGCAACGAACCCGGCTTGAAACTGTCCGGAACCGTGCAGGTGTTCCCGGTGGTCAACCACCGCGCGCTCGAATCCGGCTCCGCCACGTGGTCGTACGACAACCTCGACGCCGATCTCGCTTTCCCCGGCAGTGAGGAGGGCGACCTCACCGAAACCCTGTGCAACCGCCTGCTTCATGAAACCGCCGGGTCCGATTACGGCATCATCCTGCAAACCGGCTCGACGCATTTCGAAGACGCCCCGCACGTGCGCGCCTACCGTCCCAGCCTCACCATGCGCAAGGCCAGCCGCCGTTTCAATCTGGCGGTGATCCGCGAGGTGCCGGACATCCCGTCGGTCAACCTGCAACTCAGCCGCCAGTGGCACGACATGGACATCCAGACCTTCACCCTGTCCGCCGGGCGGCCACAGGTGTGCGATCCTTCAGCCATCGACGCCCTCTACAAATCAGTGGTGCATTTTCTGCGCGAAATGGAGTTTATTTCCTGCGAAAACGAGGAAGATGCCACCATGACGGAGGCAATGTTCTACAAATCCAAAAACGAAGTGTGGGTGAACACGAAACAGGCGGGATTGTATCTGCCCTGCGGCAAGGTGGGCGTGACGGTCGAGGCGGGACAAAAACTGGGAGAAGTGTTTGACCTGTACGGCGGCCAGTTGCTGGAAACCGTGATCGCGCCGCAGGCCGGTTACCTGGTCAGTCAACGCGTGCATCCGATGGCGCATGAACAGGAACCCGTGGCCATCCTCCTTTCCGGCGGTCACTCGAAATGGTTCTGGCCTTTCTGA